The Streptomyces achromogenes genome window below encodes:
- a CDS encoding SDR family NAD(P)-dependent oxidoreductase: MTVTEDNSAAITEEAVDTVVHGPGIDPERLAVCLGVLEELDKLDVDHPDAITVRRATAGVYRTVKQRRRQERRAAKTAHDKTVTEATATGSAQRIDDETEGILPSSVTEEGRIAGILQRPRSCYTCKTRYVEVDYFYHQLCPECARLNRDKRDVRADLTGKRALLTGGRAKIGMYIALRLLRDGAHTTITTRFPKDAIRRFKAMDDSADWIHRLEVVGIDLRDPAQAVALAEQVAAAGPLDILINNATQTVRRLPSAYAALVGGESAPLPAGELPAHHVIGAFGSGAVDGLAALPVGASALDAQKVADLALVAGNASVARHLDGTAIDAGGLVPDVVDTNTWVQTIEQISPVELLETQLCNYTSPFILISKLRPAMAEAAAKAGSGRAYVVNVSAMEGVFGRGYKGAGHPNTNAAKAAMNMVTRTSAQEMFQTDGILMTSVDTGWITDERPHYDKLRLAEEGFHAPLDLVDGAARVYDPVVRGEAGEDVYGVFLKDYAPGKW; encoded by the coding sequence ATGACGGTGACAGAGGACAACTCGGCGGCGATCACCGAGGAGGCCGTGGACACGGTCGTGCACGGGCCCGGCATCGATCCCGAGCGGCTCGCCGTCTGCCTCGGGGTGCTGGAGGAGCTCGACAAGCTCGACGTGGACCACCCGGACGCGATCACCGTGCGCCGGGCCACCGCGGGCGTCTACCGCACGGTCAAGCAGCGCCGCCGCCAGGAGCGCCGGGCCGCCAAGACCGCCCACGACAAGACGGTCACCGAGGCCACCGCGACCGGCTCCGCCCAGCGCATCGACGACGAGACCGAGGGCATCCTGCCGTCGTCCGTCACCGAGGAGGGCAGGATCGCCGGGATACTCCAGCGACCGCGCTCCTGCTACACCTGCAAGACCCGGTACGTCGAGGTCGACTACTTCTACCACCAGCTGTGTCCCGAGTGCGCCCGCCTGAACCGCGACAAGCGCGACGTGCGCGCCGACCTCACCGGCAAGCGCGCGCTGCTCACCGGCGGCCGCGCCAAGATCGGCATGTACATCGCGCTGCGGCTGCTGCGCGACGGCGCGCACACCACGATCACCACGCGTTTCCCGAAGGACGCCATCCGCCGCTTCAAGGCCATGGACGACTCGGCCGACTGGATCCACCGCCTGGAGGTCGTCGGCATCGACCTGCGCGACCCGGCGCAGGCCGTGGCCCTCGCCGAGCAGGTCGCCGCGGCGGGTCCGCTCGACATCCTCATCAACAACGCCACGCAGACCGTGCGACGGCTGCCCTCCGCGTACGCCGCACTGGTGGGCGGCGAGAGCGCCCCGCTGCCCGCCGGCGAGCTGCCCGCCCACCACGTCATCGGCGCGTTCGGCTCCGGTGCCGTCGACGGGCTCGCCGCCCTGCCGGTCGGAGCCAGTGCCCTGGACGCGCAGAAGGTCGCCGACCTCGCCCTGGTCGCGGGCAACGCCAGCGTCGCCCGGCACCTCGACGGCACGGCCATCGACGCGGGCGGTCTGGTCCCCGACGTCGTCGACACCAACACCTGGGTGCAGACCATCGAGCAGATCTCCCCGGTGGAGCTGCTCGAGACCCAGCTGTGCAACTACACGTCGCCGTTCATCCTGATCAGCAAGCTCCGGCCGGCCATGGCCGAGGCCGCCGCGAAGGCCGGGAGTGGGCGTGCGTACGTCGTGAACGTCTCCGCGATGGAGGGCGTCTTCGGCCGCGGCTACAAGGGCGCCGGGCACCCGAACACGAACGCCGCCAAGGCCGCGATGAACATGGTGACCCGCACCAGCGCCCAGGAGATGTTCCAGACCGACGGCATCCTGATGACCTCCGTCGACACCGGCTGGATCACCGACGAGCGTCCCCACTACGACAAGCTGCGCCTCGCGGAGGAGGGCTTCCACGCGCCGCTCGACCTGGTGGACGGCGCGGCCCGGGTCTACGACCCGGTCGTGCGGGGCGAGGCCGGCGAGGACGTGTACGGGGTCTTCCTCAAGGACTACGCGCCGGGCAAGTGGTGA
- a CDS encoding amidase yields the protein MAAWVGRTAVEIAAAVREKQVTPREVVAEHLARIEQLDGRVGAFRTVRAEAALAEADEVAARLDLGKLPLAGVPVAVKDNLGVRGEAMRVGSAATPDAPSTADHVTVARLRAAGAVVVGLTNVPELCVFGTTEGVHGTARNPWDVSRTAGGSSGGSAAAVAAGMTPIALGNDGMGSLRIPAANCGLVTVKPGHGVVPAGIGDGDWFGMSENGPLATTVGDARLMLSVLAGADVTTADASGALRIAVSVRSPLAGVAVSAPYAGAARDAAGVLMKAGHLVRRADPPYPLSLGVTSLAHWTAGTAVDAARLDARLLTRRTRVHAALGRRFLNGVREGSAREALRRRLEPFFAEYDVLLTPALARRSPKAAPWHERGWLRNVAANTNYSPLTPPWNLTGWPAMAVPFGTLPSGAPAAVQLVGRPGSEAELLRVAEQLENLRPWRRTAPLDQGAP from the coding sequence GTGGCTGCCTGGGTCGGCCGGACCGCCGTCGAGATCGCCGCCGCCGTGCGGGAGAAGCAGGTCACGCCGCGGGAGGTGGTGGCGGAGCACCTCGCGCGGATCGAGCAGCTGGACGGCCGCGTCGGCGCGTTCCGCACGGTGCGGGCGGAGGCCGCACTCGCGGAGGCCGACGAGGTGGCCGCCCGGCTCGACCTGGGCAAGCTCCCGCTGGCCGGGGTGCCGGTGGCGGTCAAGGACAACCTCGGCGTGCGGGGCGAGGCCATGCGCGTCGGCTCGGCGGCGACGCCCGACGCTCCGTCCACCGCCGACCATGTCACCGTGGCCCGGCTGCGCGCGGCCGGCGCGGTGGTCGTGGGGCTGACGAACGTGCCGGAGCTGTGCGTGTTCGGCACCACGGAGGGCGTCCACGGCACCGCCCGCAATCCGTGGGACGTCTCCCGCACGGCGGGCGGCTCCTCCGGCGGGAGCGCGGCCGCGGTCGCCGCCGGGATGACGCCGATCGCGCTCGGCAACGACGGCATGGGCTCGCTGCGCATCCCGGCGGCCAACTGCGGCCTGGTGACCGTGAAGCCGGGTCACGGGGTGGTGCCGGCCGGGATCGGGGACGGCGACTGGTTCGGGATGTCGGAGAACGGTCCGCTGGCGACCACGGTGGGGGACGCGCGGCTGATGCTGTCCGTGCTCGCGGGTGCCGACGTCACGACGGCCGACGCGTCCGGGGCGCTGCGGATCGCGGTCTCCGTGCGCAGTCCGCTGGCCGGGGTCGCGGTGAGCGCTCCCTACGCGGGCGCCGCCCGGGACGCGGCCGGGGTACTGATGAAGGCGGGGCACCTCGTGCGGCGGGCCGATCCGCCCTATCCGCTGTCGCTGGGCGTGACCTCGCTCGCCCACTGGACGGCGGGCACGGCCGTGGACGCGGCCCGTCTCGACGCCCGCCTGCTGACCCGGCGCACCCGGGTGCACGCGGCGCTCGGCCGGCGCTTCCTGAACGGGGTGCGCGAGGGCTCGGCGCGCGAGGCGCTGCGGCGCCGGCTGGAGCCGTTCTTCGCGGAGTACGACGTGCTGCTCACCCCGGCGCTGGCGCGACGCTCACCGAAGGCCGCGCCGTGGCACGAGCGGGGCTGGCTGCGCAACGTCGCGGCGAACACGAACTACTCGCCGCTGACCCCGCCGTGGAACCTGACCGGCTGGCCGGCGATGGCGGTTCCCTTCGGCACGCTGCCGTCCGGTGCGCCGGCGGCCGTACAGCTGGTCGGGCGGCCGGGTTCGGAGGCGGAGCTGCTGCGCGTGGCGGAGCAGTTGGAGAACCTGCGCCCCTGGCGGCGCACGGCGCCGCTCGATCAGGGCGCGCCGTGA
- a CDS encoding lipase maturation factor family protein, which translates to MEWFAAPDFWLSRLVFQRALAGLYVVAFLATALQFRALLGERGMLPVPRFVEQVPFRRAPSLFQLRYSDRFFAGCAWTGCAVSAALLAGVDGLLPLWAAMALWLVPWALYLSIVNVGQTWYGFGWESLLLETGFLAVFLGNDEVAPPVVVLFLIRWILFRVEFGAGLIKMRGDACWRKLTCLYHHHETQPMPGPLSWFFHRLPGPLHRVEAAANHITQLVVPFALFAPQPVASAAAALMILTQLWLVLSGNFSWLNWITVVLAVPALALPSDHGPGPDAPLWYEVVVLAVAALLLFLSHRPVLNMLSRRQVMNRSFDPLHLVNTYGAFGSVSRIRYEVVVEGTRDTVPREDSDWREYEFKGKPGDPRRWPRQFAPYHLRLDWMMWFAALSPAYAGAWFAALVERLLENDRDTLKLLRRSPFPPGEPPRHVRARLFRYRFTTWRELRATGACWERTYVREYLPPTRLARTAPRP; encoded by the coding sequence GTGGAGTGGTTCGCCGCACCCGACTTCTGGCTGAGCCGGCTGGTCTTCCAGCGCGCCCTGGCGGGCCTGTACGTGGTCGCGTTCCTGGCCACGGCGCTGCAGTTCCGGGCGCTGCTCGGGGAGCGGGGCATGCTGCCGGTGCCCCGGTTCGTCGAGCAGGTGCCCTTCCGGCGGGCGCCCAGCCTGTTCCAGCTGCGCTACTCCGACCGGTTTTTCGCGGGCTGCGCGTGGACGGGGTGCGCGGTGTCGGCGGCGCTGCTGGCCGGTGTCGACGGGCTGCTGCCGCTGTGGGCGGCGATGGCTCTGTGGCTGGTGCCGTGGGCGCTGTACCTGTCGATCGTCAACGTGGGCCAGACCTGGTACGGGTTCGGCTGGGAGTCCCTGCTGCTGGAGACGGGCTTCCTCGCGGTGTTCCTGGGCAACGACGAGGTGGCCCCGCCGGTCGTCGTGCTCTTCCTGATCCGCTGGATCCTGTTCCGGGTCGAGTTCGGCGCGGGCCTGATCAAGATGCGGGGGGACGCCTGCTGGCGGAAGCTGACGTGCCTCTACCACCACCACGAGACGCAGCCGATGCCCGGCCCGCTGAGCTGGTTCTTCCACCGCCTGCCGGGGCCGCTGCACCGTGTCGAGGCGGCGGCCAACCACATCACCCAACTCGTCGTGCCGTTCGCGCTGTTCGCCCCGCAGCCGGTGGCGTCGGCGGCCGCCGCGCTGATGATCCTCACCCAGCTGTGGCTGGTGCTGTCCGGCAACTTCTCCTGGCTGAACTGGATCACCGTCGTCCTGGCGGTCCCGGCGCTGGCACTCCCCTCCGACCACGGGCCGGGCCCCGACGCCCCCCTCTGGTACGAGGTCGTCGTCCTCGCCGTGGCCGCCCTGCTGCTGTTCCTCAGCCACCGTCCGGTGCTCAACATGCTCTCCCGCCGGCAGGTGATGAACCGGTCCTTCGATCCGCTCCACCTGGTCAACACCTACGGCGCGTTCGGCAGCGTCAGCCGGATCCGCTACGAGGTGGTGGTCGAGGGCACGCGCGACACCGTGCCCCGCGAGGACTCCGACTGGCGGGAGTACGAGTTCAAGGGCAAACCGGGCGATCCGCGGCGCTGGCCGCGTCAGTTCGCCCCCTACCATCTGCGCCTGGACTGGATGATGTGGTTCGCGGCGCTCTCCCCCGCCTACGCCGGGGCGTGGTTCGCCGCCCTGGTGGAACGGCTGCTGGAGAACGACCGCGACACGCTGAAGCTGCTGCGCCGTTCCCCGTTCCCGCCCGGCGAGCCCCCGCGCCACGTCCGCGCCCGTCTGTTCCGCTACCGGTTCACGACCTGGCGTGAGCTGCGGGCGACGGGCGCGTGCTGGGAGCGGACGTACGTGCGCGAGTACCTGCCGCCGACCCGGCTCGCGAGAACGGCCCCGAGGCCGTAG
- a CDS encoding aldo/keto reductase: MNRLGRSRVQVSPLGLGAAALGNLFAEVKEEQAQETVAAAWQQGVRYFDTAPHYGLGLSERRLGAALREHPRAHYTVSTKVGRRLEPADGRGDDLANSFAVPSAHRRVWDFSADGVRRTLEASLERLGLDRVDVVYLHDPDDHAEQAFREGYPALEKLRSEGVVGAIGAGMNQAEMLTRFVRDTDVDVVLCAGRYTLLDQRAGAELLPAALERGVSVVVGGAFNSGLLADPGPGATYEYARAPAGLVDRALRLRDAAARHGVGLRAAALAFCAAHPAVASVLVGVRSADEARDCAVQFTMPVPAALWQELRDTGLLPPEEPS; encoded by the coding sequence GTGAACCGGCTCGGGCGCAGCCGTGTCCAGGTCAGCCCGCTCGGCCTCGGCGCCGCCGCCCTCGGCAACCTCTTCGCCGAGGTCAAAGAGGAGCAGGCGCAGGAGACCGTGGCGGCCGCCTGGCAGCAGGGCGTCCGCTACTTCGACACGGCGCCGCACTACGGCCTCGGCCTGTCCGAACGTCGCCTCGGCGCGGCGCTGCGCGAGCACCCCCGGGCGCACTACACGGTCTCCACCAAGGTGGGCCGCCGACTGGAGCCGGCCGACGGCCGCGGCGACGACCTGGCCAACAGTTTCGCCGTCCCCTCCGCACACCGCCGCGTGTGGGACTTCAGCGCCGACGGCGTCCGCCGCACCCTGGAGGCGAGCCTGGAACGCCTCGGTCTCGACCGCGTGGACGTCGTCTACCTCCACGACCCCGACGACCACGCCGAGCAGGCTTTCCGGGAGGGCTACCCGGCGTTGGAGAAGCTGCGCTCCGAAGGCGTCGTCGGGGCGATCGGGGCCGGCATGAACCAGGCGGAGATGCTCACGCGTTTCGTCCGCGACACGGACGTCGACGTGGTCCTGTGCGCCGGCCGGTACACGCTGCTCGACCAGCGGGCCGGGGCCGAGCTGCTGCCCGCGGCGCTCGAGCGGGGCGTGTCGGTGGTCGTCGGGGGCGCGTTCAACTCCGGCCTGCTGGCCGACCCCGGGCCCGGGGCGACGTACGAGTACGCGCGGGCCCCCGCCGGGCTGGTGGACCGGGCTCTGCGCCTGCGGGACGCCGCCGCCCGGCACGGCGTCGGCCTGCGCGCCGCCGCCCTGGCGTTCTGCGCCGCCCATCCGGCCGTCGCGAGCGTGCTGGTCGGCGTCCGCTCGGCCGACGAAGCACGCGACTGCGCCGTACAGTTCACCATGCCCGTCCCCGCCGCTCTCTGGCAGGAGCTGCGGGACACCGGCCTGCTTCCCCCCGAGGAGCCGTCATGA
- a CDS encoding Fpg/Nei family DNA glycosylase — protein sequence MPELPEVEALKDFLAEHLVGHEIVRVLPVAISVLKTYDPPVTALDGQEVTAVHRHGKFLDLTTADGLHLVTHLARAGWLHWKDRLPDGPPRPGKGPLALRVALETGEGFDLTEAGTQKRLSVYVVRDPQEVPGVARLGPDPLAADFDEARFAALLAGERRQLKGALRDQSLIAGVGNAYSDEILHAARMSPFKLAASLTPEETHTLHEALRTTLTEAVERSRGVAAGRLKAEKKSGLRVHGRTGRPCPVCGDTVREVSFSDSSLQYCPTCQTGGRPLADRRMSRLLK from the coding sequence ATGCCGGAACTTCCCGAGGTGGAAGCGCTCAAGGACTTCCTGGCCGAGCATCTGGTCGGCCACGAGATCGTGCGCGTACTGCCTGTCGCGATCAGCGTGCTGAAGACGTACGACCCGCCCGTCACCGCCCTGGACGGGCAGGAGGTCACCGCCGTGCACCGGCACGGCAAGTTCCTCGACCTGACGACCGCGGACGGCCTGCACCTCGTCACCCATCTCGCCCGCGCGGGCTGGCTGCACTGGAAGGACCGCCTCCCCGACGGCCCGCCCCGTCCCGGCAAGGGCCCCCTCGCCCTGCGGGTCGCGCTGGAGACCGGCGAAGGGTTCGACCTCACCGAGGCCGGCACCCAGAAGCGGCTCTCCGTGTACGTGGTCCGCGATCCGCAGGAGGTGCCCGGCGTCGCCCGGCTGGGCCCCGACCCGCTCGCCGCCGACTTCGACGAGGCCCGCTTCGCCGCCCTGCTGGCGGGTGAACGCCGTCAGCTCAAGGGCGCCCTGCGCGACCAGAGCCTGATCGCCGGAGTCGGCAACGCCTACAGCGACGAGATCCTGCACGCCGCGAGGATGTCCCCGTTCAAGCTGGCGGCCTCCCTGACGCCGGAGGAGACCCATACCCTCCACGAGGCCCTGCGCACGACGCTGACGGAGGCGGTCGAGCGCTCGCGGGGAGTGGCGGCGGGGCGGCTGAAGGCCGAGAAGAAGAGCGGTCTGCGCGTCCACGGCCGGACCGGCCGACCGTGCCCGGTCTGCGGCGACACCGTCCGCGAGGTCTCCTTCAGCGACTCCTCGCTCCAGTACTGCCCCACCTGCCAGACGGGCGGCCGACCGCTGGCGGACCGGAGAATGTCCCGGCTGCTGAAGTAG
- a CDS encoding SpoIIE family protein phosphatase yields MADRGASALSLPDDWPAHPDPILALNRMGGFDWDLDSGVFQMDARAHEIFDLRPDEYDGNPASLAVRVPPNEGIRLDELVSQAIKDGSENYGAYFRLRLRDGTLRWTHTQGYIRRDGTGRPRRIVGIVRDATDELHDLADRHEAAALDDARREQTNVVQLTTAALAHARTVQDVIDVLKDTHGLTHLGATSLVMGLVEAGRIRLIAEGPEGSFVPGTLVTRIDEPYPMSEVVRTLTPRFIESPEEFAGGYPVLWPHLTDLRITSAAYLPLIVQARPIGAMGLLYSDRHGFTPEERNILVALGSSIAQSLQRAMFYEQEKDIAQGLQQAMLPRTIPSVRGADVAVRYRAATIGGANGRDIGGDWYDLIPLPGGRVGAVIGDVQGHDTHAAAVMGQLRIVLRAYAAEGHTPAAVMARASVFLHELDTDRFATCLYAEADLSTGVVQLVRAGHIEPLLRGPDGNCRRVPVPGGLPLGLSAEFGSLGYPVGTVELDPGHTLLMCTDGLVEQPGIDLDDGMETLAAFIAAGPEDVRELADRLIGIAEERGGDDDVALLLLRRRGPDNPQSGNRLQQHVAPGDPEALTEARHMIRAAVRSWGARDRSDEIELVADELVTNALMHTEGAAIVTLRALTGGDRRLRVEVEDSSSALPRRRDAGESGVSGRGLLLVDLLTDGWGVEARGGGKCVWCEFLVHEHH; encoded by the coding sequence ATGGCTGATCGGGGAGCGAGCGCCCTGTCACTCCCGGACGACTGGCCCGCCCACCCGGATCCGATCCTGGCGCTCAATCGCATGGGCGGCTTCGACTGGGACCTGGACTCCGGTGTGTTCCAGATGGACGCGCGGGCGCACGAGATCTTCGACCTGCGGCCCGACGAGTACGACGGCAACCCGGCCTCGCTCGCCGTGCGCGTCCCGCCCAACGAGGGCATCCGCCTGGACGAGCTGGTCTCCCAGGCCATCAAGGACGGCAGCGAGAACTACGGCGCCTACTTCCGCCTGCGGCTGCGCGACGGCACCCTGCGCTGGACCCATACCCAGGGCTACATCCGGCGCGACGGCACGGGCCGGCCGCGCCGGATCGTCGGCATCGTCCGCGACGCCACCGACGAGCTGCACGACCTCGCCGACCGCCACGAGGCGGCCGCCCTCGACGACGCGCGCCGGGAGCAGACCAACGTCGTCCAGCTCACCACGGCGGCCCTCGCGCACGCCCGCACCGTCCAGGACGTCATCGACGTGCTCAAGGACACCCACGGCCTCACCCACCTCGGGGCGACCAGTCTCGTCATGGGCCTGGTCGAGGCCGGCCGGATCCGGCTGATCGCCGAGGGGCCGGAGGGCAGCTTCGTGCCCGGCACGCTGGTCACCCGGATCGACGAGCCGTATCCGATGAGCGAGGTCGTGCGGACCCTCACCCCCCGCTTCATCGAGTCACCCGAGGAGTTCGCCGGCGGCTACCCCGTGCTGTGGCCGCACCTCACCGACCTGAGGATCACCTCGGCGGCCTATCTGCCGCTCATCGTGCAGGCCCGTCCGATCGGCGCGATGGGTCTGCTCTACAGCGACCGGCACGGTTTCACGCCCGAGGAGCGCAACATCCTGGTCGCGCTCGGCTCCAGCATCGCGCAGAGCCTGCAACGGGCCATGTTCTACGAGCAGGAGAAGGACATCGCCCAGGGCCTCCAGCAGGCCATGCTCCCGCGCACCATCCCCAGCGTGCGCGGCGCCGACGTGGCCGTCCGCTACCGCGCCGCCACCATAGGCGGAGCGAACGGCCGGGACATCGGCGGCGACTGGTACGACCTGATTCCGCTGCCCGGCGGCCGGGTCGGCGCGGTCATCGGCGACGTCCAGGGCCACGACACGCACGCGGCCGCCGTCATGGGCCAGCTGCGCATCGTGCTGAGGGCCTACGCGGCCGAGGGACACACCCCTGCCGCCGTGATGGCCCGGGCCTCCGTCTTCCTGCACGAGCTCGACACCGACCGTTTCGCGACCTGCCTGTACGCGGAGGCAGACCTGTCCACCGGAGTCGTCCAGCTGGTACGCGCCGGGCACATCGAGCCCCTGTTGCGCGGCCCGGACGGGAACTGCCGGCGCGTCCCGGTGCCCGGGGGACTGCCGCTCGGCCTGTCCGCCGAGTTCGGCAGTCTCGGGTACCCGGTCGGCACGGTGGAGCTCGATCCCGGGCACACCCTGCTGATGTGCACCGACGGCCTGGTGGAGCAGCCCGGCATCGACCTCGACGACGGCATGGAGACCCTCGCCGCCTTCATCGCCGCGGGCCCCGAGGACGTACGCGAACTCGCCGACCGGCTCATCGGGATCGCCGAGGAACGCGGCGGGGACGACGACGTGGCCCTGTTGCTGCTGCGCCGGCGCGGGCCGGACAACCCGCAGTCCGGCAACCGGCTCCAGCAGCATGTGGCGCCCGGCGACCCGGAGGCCCTCACCGAGGCCCGGCACATGATCCGTGCCGCCGTCCGCTCCTGGGGGGCCCGGGACCGCTCCGACGAGATCGAGCTGGTCGCCGACGAGCTGGTCACCAACGCCCTCATGCACACCGAGGGCGCGGCGATCGTCACCCTGCGCGCGCTGACCGGCGGCGACCGCCGGCTTCGGGTGGAGGTCGAGGACTCCTCCAGCGCGCTGCCCCGCCGCCGCGACGCCGGCGAGTCGGGCGTCTCCGGCCGCGGCCTGCTCCTGGTGGACCTGCTCACCGACGGCTGGGGAGTGGAGGCCCGGGGCGGCGGCAAGTGCGTGTGGTGCGAGTTCCTCGTGCACGAGCACCACTGA
- a CDS encoding SDR family oxidoreductase yields the protein MTSSYGLRGRAALVTGGTRGIGWAVARALRDAGARVCVSARDPDEVRRAAAELGGVGLAGSVADPGHPEALTDLCLRSFGRLDVLVNNAATNQPYGPLMDADPDVWREAFAVNVEAPLRLVQCAWHGWMREHGGAVVTVCTEGAGHVGPGVGAYGTSKAALLHLTQQLAGELGPGVRVNSVSPGLVRTEMARFVWEPGERDIARELPLERIGEPQDVARAVLWLCSDEARWITGADLLVDGGTRVRAARAARPEPGAGHG from the coding sequence ATGACGTCGTCGTACGGCTTGCGCGGCAGGGCCGCCCTCGTCACCGGGGGCACACGGGGCATCGGATGGGCGGTGGCCCGGGCGCTCCGCGACGCCGGGGCGCGGGTGTGCGTGAGCGCGCGGGACCCCGACGAGGTGCGGCGCGCCGCCGCCGAGCTGGGCGGGGTGGGACTGGCCGGGAGCGTCGCGGACCCCGGTCACCCCGAAGCGCTCACCGACCTGTGTCTGCGCTCCTTCGGGCGGCTGGACGTCCTGGTGAACAACGCGGCGACCAACCAGCCGTACGGCCCCCTCATGGACGCCGACCCGGACGTCTGGCGGGAGGCGTTCGCCGTGAACGTCGAAGCCCCGTTGCGGCTGGTGCAGTGCGCGTGGCACGGCTGGATGCGCGAGCACGGCGGGGCCGTGGTCACCGTGTGCACGGAAGGGGCGGGCCATGTGGGGCCGGGCGTCGGCGCCTACGGCACCAGCAAGGCGGCCCTGCTGCACCTCACCCAGCAGCTGGCGGGCGAGCTGGGCCCGGGGGTGCGGGTGAACTCCGTCTCCCCCGGCCTCGTCCGCACCGAGATGGCACGGTTCGTCTGGGAGCCGGGGGAGCGGGACATCGCGCGGGAGCTGCCGCTCGAACGCATCGGCGAGCCGCAGGACGTGGCCCGGGCGGTGCTGTGGCTGTGCTCCGACGAGGCCCGCTGGATCACCGGCGCGGACCTGCTGGTGGACGGCGGCACACGGGTGCGGGCGGCACGCGCCGCACGCCCGGAGCCCGGGGCCGGGCACGGGTGA
- a CDS encoding amidohydrolase family protein yields the protein MSVDAHHHVWDLSVRDQDWIAEGSPLRRDFGVGDLAPEARAAGVDRTVLVQTVTVAEETPEFLALAAGNDLVAGVVGWTDLTRPDVADELARLRELPGGRYLKGIRHQVQGESDPEWLLRADVLRGLAAVADAGLVYDLVVLPGQLPACVRAAAALPGLTFVLDHLGKPPIASGALEPWARDVRALAALPHTVCKLSGMVTEADPASWTVDDLRPYADTVLEAFGPARLMFGSDWPVCTVAASYGEVVDLARRLTDPGDHLQIFETTAARVYDL from the coding sequence GTGAGCGTCGACGCGCACCACCACGTCTGGGACCTGTCGGTGCGCGACCAGGACTGGATCGCCGAAGGCAGCCCGCTGCGGCGGGACTTCGGCGTCGGCGATCTGGCGCCCGAGGCGCGCGCGGCGGGGGTCGACCGCACGGTTCTCGTCCAGACGGTCACCGTGGCCGAGGAGACGCCCGAGTTCCTCGCCCTCGCGGCCGGGAACGACCTGGTCGCCGGCGTCGTCGGCTGGACCGACCTGACCCGCCCGGACGTCGCCGACGAACTGGCCCGGCTGCGGGAGCTGCCCGGCGGCCGGTACCTCAAGGGGATCCGGCACCAGGTGCAGGGCGAGAGCGACCCGGAATGGCTGCTGCGGGCCGACGTCCTGCGAGGGCTCGCCGCCGTCGCCGACGCCGGTCTCGTCTACGACCTGGTGGTGCTGCCCGGCCAGCTGCCGGCCTGCGTCCGCGCGGCCGCCGCGCTGCCCGGACTCACCTTCGTGCTGGACCACCTGGGCAAGCCGCCCATCGCCTCCGGCGCCCTGGAGCCCTGGGCTCGCGACGTCCGGGCGCTCGCCGCCCTGCCCCACACCGTCTGCAAGCTCTCCGGCATGGTGACGGAGGCCGACCCCGCGTCCTGGACCGTGGACGACCTGCGCCCGTACGCGGACACGGTGCTGGAAGCCTTCGGACCGGCCCGGCTGATGTTCGGCTCGGACTGGCCGGTGTGCACGGTGGCCGCGTCGTACGGGGAAGTCGTGGACCTCGCACGGCGGTTGACCGACCCGGGCGACCACCTCCAGATCTTCGAGACCACCGCGGCCCGCGTCTACGACCTCTGA